The following nucleotide sequence is from Saccharothrix texasensis.
GTGGAGATCATCGTCAAGAAGGGTGGTCGCTGCCGCTACACGACCATCCAGAACTGGTCGAACAACGTCTACAACCTGGTCACCAAGCGCGCCAAGGCCGAAGAGGGCGCGACCATGGAGTGGATCGACGGCAACATCGGCTCCAAGGTCACCATGAAGTACCCGGCCGTGTTCCTGATGGGCGAGCACGCCAAGGGCGAGGTCCTCTCGATCGCGTTCGCGGGCGAGGGCCAGCACCAGGACGCCGGCGCGAAGATGGTGCACATGGCGCCGCACACGTCGTCCACGATCGTGTCGAAGTCGGTGGCGCGCGGCGGCGGCCGCACCTCCTACCGCGGCCTGGTCCAGGTCAACAAGCGGGCGCACCACTCGAAGTCCACGGTCAAGTGCGACGCGCTGCTGGTGGACAACATCAGCCGCTCGGACACCTACCCGTACGTCGACGTCCGCGAGGACGACGTGTCGATGGGTCACGAGGCCACGGTCTCGAAGGTCTCCGAGGACCAGCTGTTCTACCTGATGTCCCGCGGTCTCAACGAGGACGAGGCCATGGCGATGATCGTGCGCGGGTTCGTCGAGCCCATCGCGCGCGAGCTGCCGATGGAGTACGCCCTCGAGCTGAACCGCCTGATCGAGCTGCAGATGGAAGGGGCCGTCGGCTGACATGGCCGTCACCACCGAAGACCAGCAACACGGCCTGACGGCCCACTCGCACGGTGGAGCCGGGAAGACGGGCACCGCCCCGATCTCTTCGCGCGCGGACCACTTCACGTCCTTCGACGTGAACGCGTTCGAAGTGCCCGGCGGTCGCGAGGAGATCTGGCGCTTCACCCCCATGAAGCGCCTGGCGAACCTGCACAACGGCGCCGAGGCCACCGGCACCGCGAACGTCGAGGTCGACGCGCCGGAGGGCGTCACGGTCGAGACCGCGGCGCGCGGCGACGAGCGCCTCGGCGTCGCGGGCACCCCCGGTGACCGCGTCGCCGCCCAGGCCTGGACGTCGTTCACCGAGGCCACCGTCGTCACCCTCCCCGGTGACGCGAAGTCCGAGCCGACCACCATCACGGTGACCGGCGCGGGCGAGGGCCAGGTCGCCTACGGCCACCTGCACGTGCGCGCCGAGCAGTTCGCCGAGGCCGTCGTCGTCATCGACCACCGCGGCTCCGGCGCGTACGCCGACAACATCGAGTTCGTCGTCGGCGACGGCGCGCACCTCACCGTGGTCGCCATCCAGGACTGGGCCGACGACGCGGTGCACGTCTCGTCGCACCACGCCAAGCTGGGCCGCGACGCCTCGTTCAAGCACACCGTCATCACCCTCGGCGGCAACGTCGTCCGCCTCACGCCCACGGTCACCTACACCGGCCGCGGCGGCGACGCCGAACTGCTCGGCCTGTACTTCGCCGACGCCGGCCAGCACCTGGAGCACCGCACCTTCATCGACCACTCGGCGTCCAACTGCCGCAGCAACGTGGTCTACAAGGGCGCGTTGCAGGGCGAGGACGCGCACACGGTGTGGATCGGCGACGTGCTCATCCGCGCCGCCGCCGAGGGCACCGAGACCTTCGAGCTCAACCGGAACCTGGTGCTCACCGACGGCGCGCGCGCCGACTCGGTGCCCAACCTGGAGATCGAGACCGGCGAGATCGAAGGCGCGGGCCACGCCAGCGCCACCGGCCGGTTCGACGACGAGCAGCTGTTCTACCTCCAGGCCCGGGGCATCCCGGAGGACCAGGCGCGCCGGCTGGTCGTGCGCGGCTTCTTCCACGAGATCCTGCTCAAGATCGCCGTCCCCGAGGTGCGCGAGCGCCTGGAAGCCGCGATCGAGGCGGAGCTCGAAGCGGTGGGCGTGTGACGTGCCGACGCGCGTGCCCCAGCGGAGGCACCGCATGAACAGGGTGTGCTCGCTGACCGACCTCGACGACGGCAAACCCGCCGCGTTCGAGGTCGGCGACGAGCACACCCCGGTCCTGCTCGTCCGCGACGGCGGCACCGTGCACGCCCTGCGCGACCTGTGCTCGCACGCCGAAGTGGCGCTCAGCGAGGGCGAGGTGACGCGCAAGGGCGTGGAGTGCTGGCTGCACGGGTCGTGCTTCGACCTGCGCACCGGCCGCCCGTCCTCGCCGCCCGCCACCGAGCCGGTCGACGTGTTCGCCGTCGAACTGCGCGGGGACGACGTCTACGTGGACGTCACCGCAGCGGTGAACTGACCCTGGCTACGAACTGACTTTCCTCGCCCGCAACACCAGGAGAACGAAGTACCAATGGCCACTCTGGAGATCAAGGACCTGCACGTCTCGGTCAACACCGACGACGGTGCCAAGGAGATCCTCAAGGGCGTCGACCTGACCATCAAGGCAGGCGAGACCCACGCGATCATGGGCCCCAACGGCTCGGGCAAGTCCACCTTGTCCTACGCCATCGCCGGGCACCCCAAGTACGACGTCACCTCCGGCAGCGTGCTGCTGGACGGCGAGGACGTGCTGGAGATGACCGTGGACGAGCGCGCCCGCGCGGGCGTGTTCCTCGCCATGCAGTACCCGGTCGAGGTGCCCGGCGTCTCGATGTCGAACTTCCTGCGCACCGCCGCCACCGCCGTGCGCGGCGAGGCGCCGAAGCTGCGCCACTGGGTCAAGGAGGTCAAGGAGGCGATGTCCGAGCTGGACATCGACCCGGCCTTCGCCGAGCGCTCCGTCAACGAGGGCTTCTCCGGCGGCGAGAAGAAGCGCCACGAGATCCTGCAGCTCGGGCTGCTCCAGCCGAAGATCGCCATCCTCGACGAGACCGACTCCGGCCTGGACGTCGACGCGCTGCGCGTCGTGTCCGAGGGCGTGAACCGGTACAAGCGGTCCGGTGAGGTCGGCGTCATGCTGATCACGCACTACACCCGGATCCTCAAGTACATCTCGCCCGACTTCGTGCACGTGTTCGCCGGTGGCCGCATCGCCGAGTCCGGCGGTCCGGAGCTGGCCGACCAGCTCGAGGCCGAGGGTTACGTGAAGTACATCGGAAAGCCGGAAGCAGCCGGCATCGCCTGACGTTGCACCCTGTGGGGCAACACCTTGTCCGTGACCACGTACCGAGAGGAGGCGTCGGACCAGTGACCACCACCGCCACTGCACTGGACGTCGCTACCGTCCGCGCGGACTTCCCGATCCTGGGCCGCACCGTGCGGGAGGGGAAGCGGCTGGTCTACCTGGACTCCGGCGCCACCTCGCAACGCCCGAGGCAGGTCCTCGACGCCGAGCGCGCCTTCCTGGAGACCGCCAACGCCGCGGTGCACCGCGGGGCGCACCAACTGGCCGAAGAGGCCACCGACGCCTACGAGGGCGCCCGGCAGAAGGTCGCCGACTTCGTCGGCGTCGACTACGGCGAGATCGTCTTCACCAAGAACGCCACGGAAGGCGTGAACCTCGTCGCCTACGCGATGGGCAACGCCGCCACCGCGGGCCCCGAAGCCGAGCGGTTCCGCCTCGGCCCCGGCGACGAGATCGTCGTCACCGAGATGGAGCACCACGCGAACCTCGTGCCGTGGCAGCAGCTGGCCGCCCGCACGGGCGCGACGCTGCGCTGGTTCGGCGTGACGGACGAGGGCCGGCTCGACCTGTCCGACCTGGACTCGTTGATCACCCCGGCCACCAAGGTCGTCGCGTTCACCCACCAGTCGAACGTGCTCGGCACGGTCAACCCGGTGCGGGTGCTGGCCGACGCGGCCCGCGCGGTGGGCGCGCTCACCGTGCTCGACGCCTGCCAGTCCGTGCCGCACGGCCCGGTCGACTTCAAGGCGCTCGGCGTGGACTTCGCGGTGTTCAGCGGCCACAAGATGCTCGGGCCGTCCGGCATCGGCGTCCTGTACGGGCGCCGCGAGCTGCTCGAAACCCTGCCGCCGTTCCTCACCGGCGGGTCGATGATCGAGATGGTGCACATGGCGCAGTCGACGTTCGCGCCGCCACCCGCGCGGTTCGAAGCGGGCGTGCCCATGACGTCGCAGGCCGTGGCGCTCGGCGCGGCGGTCGACTACCTCGACGCCATCGGCATGGACCGGATCGCCGCGCACGAGCACCAGCTCACCGAACTGGCGCTGCGCGGCCTGGCCGAAGTGCCGGGCGTGCGGGTCGTGGGCCCCACGGAGGCGGTCGACCGAGGCGGCGCGGTGTCGTTCGTCGTCGACGGCATCCACGCGCACGACGCCGGCCAGGTCCTCGACAGCCTGGGCGTCGCGGTCCGCGTCGGCCACCACTGCGCGTGGCCCCTGCACCGGCGGATGAACGCCGCCGCCACCGTGCGGGCCAGCTTCTACCTGTACAACACACCGGACGAGGTGACCGCCCTGGTCGACGCCGTCCGCGAGGCGCAGAAGTTCTTCGGGGTGGTCTGACGTGCAGCTTCAGCAGATGTACCAGGAAATCATCCTGGACCACTACAAGAACCCGCACGGGCGCGGCCTGCGCGACCCGTACGACGCCGAGTCGCACCAGATCAACCCCACGTGCGGCGACGAGGTGACGCTGCGGGTCTCGCTCGACGGCGACACCGTGCGCGACGTGTCGTACGACGGGCAGGGCTGCTCCATCAGCCAGGCGTCCACCTCCGTGCTCACCGACCTGGTGGTCGGCAAGCCGCTGGGGGAGGCGTTCGAGAAGATGGACGCGTTCGTGGAGCTCATGCAGGGCCGCGGCCAGGTGGAACCCGACGAGGACGTCCTGGAGGACGGCATCGCGTTCGCGGGCGTGGCGAAGTACCCGGCGCGCGTGAAGTGCGCGCTGCTGGGGTGGATGGCGTTCAAGGACGCGGTGGCACGCAGCGAGGGAGCAAAGGCATGACCGCCGAACAAGGCATGACCGCCGAAGAGGACGTGGTGCGCGGCATCGAGGGCATGCCCGAGCCGCCCGCGCCGAAGGCAGACGTGGCCGCGGTGGACGACGTCGAAGAAGCCATGCGCGACGTCGTCGACCCGGAGCTGGGCATCAACGTCGTGGACCTGGGCCTGGTCTACGACATCCGCGTCGACGAGGAGAACGTCGCCCTCATCGACATGACGCTGACGTCGGCGGCGTGCCCGTTGACGGACGTCATCGAGGACCAGACGCGGTCGGCGCTCGTGGGCGGCGGCGGCGGTGCGAGCGGGATCGTCAACGACTTCCGCATCAACTGGGTGTGGATGCCGCCGTGGGGGCCGGAGAAGATCACCGACGACGGCCGTGAGCAGCTGCGGGCCCTCGGGTTCACGGTCTGACAGGTTCACGGTTGGGCGGGTTCGCCGTCTGGCGGGTTCGCCGTTCGGCTGGAGTTTCGCAGGGGTCCCCGGTGAGGGGGCCCCTGTTTTGTGATGGCGGCCTGGACCGGAGGGCTTGGTTTCGGTGAGGGGAAGATCAAGAACCAAAAACTGAAAGAGTCCTCGCCGGACGGGCAGATCAGCAGGATGACCGGGTTCGTGGTGATGCTCCGGTTGAGTGGTGGGTCGGGGTTCGTGTCATCCCACCGACCTCCCTACGGGCTACCACACGTATCAAGGGGGCGGCCCCGGTGAATGCCGCGGGTAGTGCTGGACGAGCCCCCTTGACACGCGCGGTAGGGCGGAGCCAGGTCGGCGGGATGACACGAAGCCCTTCCTTCGGGGGAAGAGCGGGCCAGTGGACGGGTCAGAGTCAGCGGGCGTAGACGCGTTCCACGAACTCCGCGATCTGCGACTCGTCCAGGTGCCGGGCGAGGTCCGCCTCCGACACCATGCCGACCAGCCGGTGCGACTCGATCACCGGCAGCCGGCGGATCTGGTTGTCCTCCATCGTCCGCAGCACGTGCGACAGGTCGTCGTCCGCCTCGACCCAGTGCAGGTGCCCCGACATGTCGCCGGCCCGCATCGACGCGGGATCACGGCCCTCGGCCACGCAGCGCAGCACGATGTCGCGATCGGTGATGATGCCGTGCAGCCGGTCGTCCTTGCCGCAGATCGGCAACGAGCCGACGTTCAGGTCCCGCATCATCCGGGCCGCGTCGAGCAGGCTCTGGTCCTCCTTGACGCACTGGACACCGGAATTCATGATCTCCCGTGCGGTGGTCATGCCGAACCTCCTTGTTCGCCTGCCACCAAGCATGCGCCGGTCCGGCCCGGCCGGCACCTCGGCGGCGGCTACGTCTGCGCCACCAGCATCTCGACCACGTCCGCGAGCGACCCCCGCCGCCGGAACGCCCGCCGCTGCCGCACCGCGCCCGTGCCGTCCACCAACAACCGGTCGATGCCGTCGACCACCAGGTCCTCGTCCCCGGCCTCGCGCAGCGCCGGACGCGTCCAGTCCACCAGCGCCCGCACCATGTCCTGCGCCGGCACCAACCGACCGCTCAACGGCTCGATCCCCGCGCCGTCCAACCCGTCCCGCGCCGACCGCCACAACGCCGTCCGCACCGCCAGGTCCGGCACGCGCTGCGCGGGCACACCGGCCGACGCCGTCGCCGCGATCGCCCGCACCAAAGCGGCCAGCAGCACGGCCTCGTCCACGGTCGCCGCCACGTCGCACACCCGCAGCTCCACCGTCGGGTGCCGCTCCGACAGCCGCACGTCCCAGTAGACCATCGCCGGATCCAACGCCGCCCCCGCCGACCGCAGCACCCCCGTGGCGCGGTGGTAGTCCTCCGGCGACTCGAACCACGGCGGCGCGCCCGCCGACGGCCACGGGCTCCACGACAGGTAGCGCCAACTCGCGTAGCCCGTGTCACGCCCGTTCGCGAACGGCGAGTTCGCGCTGATCGCCAACAGCACCGGCAGCCACTGCCGCAGGTGGTTGCTGATCAGCACCCCGGTCTCCTCGTCCGGTATCCCGACGTGCACGTGGCAGCCGCAGATGGTCAGCCCGTCGATCAACGACCCGTACTCGGCGGCGATCGTGCGATACCGGTCGGAGTCGGTCAACGGCGGCGGGTAGACGCCACCCAGCACCGGGGTCCCGGTCGCCACGATCCGCGCGTCGTGCACACCCGCCAGCGCGGCCAGCGCCCGCCGTGCCGACAAGAGCTCCTCACGCACCTCAGCCATGCTCCGGCACACCCGCGTGGCGCTCTCCACCTGGTAAAGCGTGATCTCGGTCTGCAGGTCGAGCCCCGAACGGGCGCCGCCCAACACCTCGGCCGCCAACGGCACCAGCTCCCCGGTGCTCGCGTCGACCAGCAGGAACTCCTCCTCGACCCCCACCGACAACGGCAGGTCCGAGACGACTCGCGGAAGCGGTAGGGCGGTGACCTCGCTCACCAGGGACCTCCTGACGCAGGGTAGTCCGCCTGATGCTATGAGTAACCGAACCGGCCGCACATGCGGCTTTGCGGTGAACTTCCTAGCCGACCGCCAGGTGCGGCCCGCCGCGCAGGACGTCGACGTGGTCGCTGCCCGGCCGCCCCAACACCCAACTGGTGCCCCGCAACGACTTCGCGTGCTCCTTCAACGGCGCCAGCAACCGGGACACCTCCCGGTACGACCCCACCGACCCGGCCGCGCAGATCAACGTCGCCAACGACAACGTCACCCCACGCCCCTCCACCTCGAACGGCACGTCCAGCACACCCGCGGCGAACGGCACGACCTCGTCCAACCCGGCCACCACCAGGAAGTCGTCCCCACCGACGTGCCCCACCTGCACCCCCGGGAACGACGGCGCACCCTCGGTGAGCGCCCGCCCGATCGCCCGGATCAAATCGTCACCCGCCGCGAACCCCGCCGAGTCGTTCACCCGCTTGAACGCGTCCACGTCCAACCACCCCACCGCGAACAACTCGCCACCCAGGATGCGCCGATCCACCTCGCGCGCGATCGAGTCGCTGCCCGGCAACCGCGTCAACGGGCTCAACGCCGCGGCCTGCTCCACCTTCATCTCGGCCACACCGCGCACCACGTCCGCGACCCGCACCACACCGAGGCAGCGGTCGTCGTCGTCCACGACCACCAAGTCGTCGTTGGTGCGCTCACGGTTCGCGTGCGCCACCACGTCCAACAACTCCAGCGCGCTGGACCCCGAACCGATCAGCTTCGGCCGGTCCGCCAACCGCGCCGCCTCCCGCTTCGCGTGCAGGGCGTGCCCGAACGGCCCCGTCACCGCCAGCAGGAACCGGTTGCGGTCCACGGTCCACCGCGGCCTGCCCTCACCGTCCACCAGCACGACGCCGCTGACCGTCGGCTGGTTCGCCAGCACGTCCCGCACCTCCTCGGACGTCGCCGAGTCGGGCAACGTGGTCGCCGGGTGCAGGAAGTCGGTGACCCTCGGCCCCGCCTGGCGCCGCAACGGCGCGGTCATCGTGCTCGTGACCGACTCCGGGTCGCTCACCTCGCTCAACACCGCCGCGATCGTCGCATCCACCTTGGGCCGGCGCTGCGGGCCCGCCAGCAGGTTGCCCTGCGCGAGCCGCACCCCCAACCGGCGCAGCGCCGCCAACTGCGCCTCGGTCTCCACACCCTCCGCGACGACCAGCGAACCGATGTGCTCGCACAAGTGCTGCAACGCCTGCGCCAACGCGAACCGGGCGGGATCGGTGGGCAGCGCCACCACCACCTCCCGGTCCAGCTTGATCACGTCCGGCCGCACCTCGGTCAGCAGCGACAACGGCGAATCACCCTCACCGACCCCGTCCAGACCGATCCGGAACCCGTCCTCCCGCAACCGCTCGACGCCCCGGACCAACAACCGGCGCGGCGCACGCGAGTACGGCGTGCCGACCTCCACCACCACATCGGCCGGGGTGCGCCCCACCTCGCGCAACGCGCCGTAGAGCGGAGCCATCAGCTCGGGCTTGTCCGCGACCGTCAACGCGAGCAGGTTCACGTGCAGCGGCAGACCGAGCCCGTGGTCGGCCGCGTCCCGGACCGCGCGGCACGCGAGCGCCACGTCGGTGTTGGCCAGGTACCCGGCGCGGAACGCCATCCGCAGCAGGTCCTGGACGGTGCCGTCGTGCGGTCGGGCCAGCGCTTCCACCGCCACGACCCCTCCGGTGTGGAGGTTGAACAACGGCTGGAAGGCGAACCGGACGTCATCCAGCAAGGCGGGCACGGCGTCGATCGTGCCCGGTCGATCTTCTTTTGCCGAGACCGTTAACCCGGTGTTCCCGCACTTTTGGCCGATTGCACAGGAAATGCCAACCGAGCGCGCATAACCCATGACGCCGAGCCGAACAGCCGGAGCATCGCCCGCACGGTCCCGCGCAGGTCATCGAGCGCGTCGTCGTGCCCGCCCAGGTAGTCGCGCTGAAGACTCCCGGACAACCGGAAAAAGATGTCGAAGAATTCCGGCACCTCGTCGGGCGGCAGCGCCAGCAACGCCTCCAGACCTCTCAACCGCA
It contains:
- the sufU gene encoding Fe-S cluster assembly sulfur transfer protein SufU codes for the protein MQLQQMYQEIILDHYKNPHGRGLRDPYDAESHQINPTCGDEVTLRVSLDGDTVRDVSYDGQGCSISQASTSVLTDLVVGKPLGEAFEKMDAFVELMQGRGQVEPDEDVLEDGIAFAGVAKYPARVKCALLGWMAFKDAVARSEGAKA
- a CDS encoding GGDEF domain-containing protein; this translates as MPALLDDVRFAFQPLFNLHTGGVVAVEALARPHDGTVQDLLRMAFRAGYLANTDVALACRAVRDAADHGLGLPLHVNLLALTVADKPELMAPLYGALREVGRTPADVVVEVGTPYSRAPRRLLVRGVERLREDGFRIGLDGVGEGDSPLSLLTEVRPDVIKLDREVVVALPTDPARFALAQALQHLCEHIGSLVVAEGVETEAQLAALRRLGVRLAQGNLLAGPQRRPKVDATIAAVLSEVSDPESVTSTMTAPLRRQAGPRVTDFLHPATTLPDSATSEEVRDVLANQPTVSGVVLVDGEGRPRWTVDRNRFLLAVTGPFGHALHAKREAARLADRPKLIGSGSSALELLDVVAHANRERTNDDLVVVDDDDRCLGVVRVADVVRGVAEMKVEQAAALSPLTRLPGSDSIAREVDRRILGGELFAVGWLDVDAFKRVNDSAGFAAGDDLIRAIGRALTEGAPSFPGVQVGHVGGDDFLVVAGLDEVVPFAAGVLDVPFEVEGRGVTLSLATLICAAGSVGSYREVSRLLAPLKEHAKSLRGTSWVLGRPGSDHVDVLRGGPHLAVG
- a CDS encoding non-heme iron oxygenase ferredoxin subunit, with amino-acid sequence MNRVCSLTDLDDGKPAAFEVGDEHTPVLLVRDGGTVHALRDLCSHAEVALSEGEVTRKGVECWLHGSCFDLRTGRPSSPPATEPVDVFAVELRGDDVYVDVTAAVN
- a CDS encoding metal-sulfur cluster assembly factor, whose product is MTAEQGMTAEEDVVRGIEGMPEPPAPKADVAAVDDVEEAMRDVVDPELGINVVDLGLVYDIRVDEENVALIDMTLTSAACPLTDVIEDQTRSALVGGGGGASGIVNDFRINWVWMPPWGPEKITDDGREQLRALGFTV
- a CDS encoding CBS domain-containing protein, with protein sequence MTTAREIMNSGVQCVKEDQSLLDAARMMRDLNVGSLPICGKDDRLHGIITDRDIVLRCVAEGRDPASMRAGDMSGHLHWVEADDDLSHVLRTMEDNQIRRLPVIESHRLVGMVSEADLARHLDESQIAEFVERVYAR
- a CDS encoding cysteine desulfurase — translated: MTTTATALDVATVRADFPILGRTVREGKRLVYLDSGATSQRPRQVLDAERAFLETANAAVHRGAHQLAEEATDAYEGARQKVADFVGVDYGEIVFTKNATEGVNLVAYAMGNAATAGPEAERFRLGPGDEIVVTEMEHHANLVPWQQLAARTGATLRWFGVTDEGRLDLSDLDSLITPATKVVAFTHQSNVLGTVNPVRVLADAARAVGALTVLDACQSVPHGPVDFKALGVDFAVFSGHKMLGPSGIGVLYGRRELLETLPPFLTGGSMIEMVHMAQSTFAPPPARFEAGVPMTSQAVALGAAVDYLDAIGMDRIAAHEHQLTELALRGLAEVPGVRVVGPTEAVDRGGAVSFVVDGIHAHDAGQVLDSLGVAVRVGHHCAWPLHRRMNAAATVRASFYLYNTPDEVTALVDAVREAQKFFGVV
- the sufC gene encoding Fe-S cluster assembly ATPase SufC, yielding MATLEIKDLHVSVNTDDGAKEILKGVDLTIKAGETHAIMGPNGSGKSTLSYAIAGHPKYDVTSGSVLLDGEDVLEMTVDERARAGVFLAMQYPVEVPGVSMSNFLRTAATAVRGEAPKLRHWVKEVKEAMSELDIDPAFAERSVNEGFSGGEKKRHEILQLGLLQPKIAILDETDSGLDVDALRVVSEGVNRYKRSGEVGVMLITHYTRILKYISPDFVHVFAGGRIAESGGPELADQLEAEGYVKYIGKPEAAGIA
- a CDS encoding carboxylate-amine ligase, translated to MSEVTALPLPRVVSDLPLSVGVEEEFLLVDASTGELVPLAAEVLGGARSGLDLQTEITLYQVESATRVCRSMAEVREELLSARRALAALAGVHDARIVATGTPVLGGVYPPPLTDSDRYRTIAAEYGSLIDGLTICGCHVHVGIPDEETGVLISNHLRQWLPVLLAISANSPFANGRDTGYASWRYLSWSPWPSAGAPPWFESPEDYHRATGVLRSAGAALDPAMVYWDVRLSERHPTVELRVCDVAATVDEAVLLAALVRAIAATASAGVPAQRVPDLAVRTALWRSARDGLDGAGIEPLSGRLVPAQDMVRALVDWTRPALREAGDEDLVVDGIDRLLVDGTGAVRQRRAFRRRGSLADVVEMLVAQT
- the sufD gene encoding Fe-S cluster assembly protein SufD, which codes for MAVTTEDQQHGLTAHSHGGAGKTGTAPISSRADHFTSFDVNAFEVPGGREEIWRFTPMKRLANLHNGAEATGTANVEVDAPEGVTVETAARGDERLGVAGTPGDRVAAQAWTSFTEATVVTLPGDAKSEPTTITVTGAGEGQVAYGHLHVRAEQFAEAVVVIDHRGSGAYADNIEFVVGDGAHLTVVAIQDWADDAVHVSSHHAKLGRDASFKHTVITLGGNVVRLTPTVTYTGRGGDAELLGLYFADAGQHLEHRTFIDHSASNCRSNVVYKGALQGEDAHTVWIGDVLIRAAAEGTETFELNRNLVLTDGARADSVPNLEIETGEIEGAGHASATGRFDDEQLFYLQARGIPEDQARRLVVRGFFHEILLKIAVPEVRERLEAAIEAELEAVGV